Genomic segment of Raphanus sativus cultivar WK10039 unplaced genomic scaffold, ASM80110v3 Scaffold4264, whole genome shotgun sequence:
ACATTATGCATTCACACATTCAATTcagccaactctcacattcattaagcAATACAACAAGTGAGCTCTATGCAAATGGTCaattggtccaagtcatttgggtaAGGGAAGGCTTTTTCGCTCTAGTGATCAAAGGTTTCATAACTCATTATCTTCAAGGTTTAACACTCAAAACAAGTAGccttgacattgcacataatatatctaagaaagggatcaactaatgcatacaatgctcaatcttcattgttctaccctttttcAAACATACAAGTGACACAATTGAAATCCCAAGTTACACCcatctcacatctctcacccaaaaatctcaagaacacaTCCACAAACTCTCAATCAAGggaaatatttaaacttttaaaacacaGCCTCTAAGCTCATTCtcactttgctagccccctttttcttttttttttcttttttttttttcttatttttatttttattttttatttgggggccaagactttcacAACTTTGAGCTAGAGGTTTATACAATTCCCAATAAGACAATTAAGCACAAGAGTTCATTCATTCCCATTCAACTTTCAAGTTCAAACTTTACAACACTCACCCCCACCTATGGCTAGACAATAGCGTAAGcaatctagcaagaatgaagactgagcattgtcgttcccaatactctcaagattatgCGCATGTAAGACTTTCcgaaaaaggcctcactcaacaaacaaTTAAGGCTTAAAAGGAGGAGAGGGTTTTAGGGAGTGGAATGCCACTAGAGATTGTCAAAAAGATCGGCATAAAAGATGTGACAACTCTAGTGTGaatatccatgacttagcacACAAGGGACCATGAGCAAGAAATTAAGTTCATTCAGTTCGATTCAAAGTTGTAGTTGGCTTAAGAGATTGAGTTTCAGAGAGAGTTTTCAAGGCACAAAGCTTACAAGGTTTTCAAGAGAGGTGCATGAACTATACAAGGCTAGACAATGCTCCCTACAAGGCGTTTTAAATCAGCTCCCAATGcaaatgaatgcaacctatatgcttctagactcaatcctaaagtATGCAAATGATacactaaatgattctttttgtgtgttttcaaatttttttttttttttttttttttttaaatttttttttttttttttggtttttctatgcaaataagaatgtaaaatgtaatgcatgagactcagaatcatcaaagcaaacatgatcaaatacttggtacctcccccacacttaaatcacacagtctctgtgtgagggAGACACCTAATGGAAAGgtaaaatgcaaagaaaaactggGATAAACAAGGGTTGCAGGTTACCTGGAGTGGAGCGAGGTAGGGGACCCGCTGTGATGGGTCGCTCCAGGTTTGCTCGGAACAACGAGCGACCTGTGCTACCCGCTGAGGCTGGCCGCTCCGGCTCGGTGAGGTCACAGCGACCAGGTAGGGTCGCTGCGGGTGATGGCTTCTCAGCGACCGGGGAGACCCGCTCCAGTTAACCGCTGCCGAAGAAGACGAGCGATGGGGACATGTCGCTGCGGGTGCGTCGCTGCTGGTGATGTCTTCACAGCGACCTCCATGAGCCGCTGTGGGAGGTCGCTCCAGAATGAAGCGAGCGACGGGGATCAGCCGCTGCGCCAAGACCGCTCCGTGCTGATGGAGTCACAGCGACCAGGCAGAGCCGCTGTGACTGGTCGTTGGGCTCTGCTCGTCCTTGTGTCACTCCTTTTGCCTATTTTTACCTGCATACAACTTCATTTTCCCATTGCTTTATGCAGtaagatgaaaataaaaatactaatgcaatatatacaaggatactcatgggacttcctcccaagtgagcttgttttaagtctctagcttgactttgcctcctttggatcaggctggagtaggtgcagaaagtggagttaacaccccatcttcctcaggtggtagctcaccaaggtgatcatcagcaggagggcCCATTTCTTCAAtgatgaaggcttgtccaaacacagtggggttcttcattttctccttgatgtcaaagtggaggatgttcgccttacccaaatggaggtcaatcttgccttctttcacattcacaatagctcctgctgtagctaagaatggccttccaagaatcaatgggtcttgagcctcctcacccatttcaagcaccacaaaatctgtaggtatctcataccctccaatcttcacagggaggttctctaggatgcccacagggtacttcactgaacgatcagctaacaccagagagagtctacacttcttgtattgagtgaagccaagcttctttgccacagataaaggcatcaagctgacactagctcccaaatcgcagagacatttctcaaaaaccataggtccaagagcacaaggtagtgtgaagcatcctggatcctctagcttctctggagcattaagcctctgaatgatggcattgcactcatggctcagaaccatcatgccctccatctccttcttcttagcagttACAGCATCTTTCAagaacttgctgtattgaggaatcagcatgaaagcatcaatgatgggcattgtaacctgagcttcactcatctgcttctcaaacaaagccttgtacttctgtagcagctgcttcttgaatctaccagggaatggaagcttgggttcatagggaggagggacaGAAGAGCTCTCAcctgctggagcagcagattcaccatcttttgttgtcttcttctcttctccaacctttcctttacccttatctttctcaatcttctccaagatctcatcatctgtcttctcatcaacaatgaccacttcatcatctagattgatggctatctcctcaccttgtttctcagcatccttggtgagggttctaggaggtaactgcttaccactcctgagtgtgacagcttttgcgtCCTTGGGATTTTGATCAgattttccaggtagagatcctggcTGACGATTCTGGTGggtgctcatggaagcaaactgattctccaaattcttgacagaagaagcaaggtgggagaatttgttgttgagctcattgtagctcccatcaatcttggagtgaaggttcttcagctcatagcccacatgcttctcacttctagtctgagactccaagatctgtttcagtaatgcatcagtgctgctctcttgAGGGGCAGAA
This window contains:
- the LOC130507284 gene encoding uncharacterized protein LOC130507284, giving the protein MNLRSKGTSNLVPRATDIRALERECARKRREEEQQAQLQPLEAAMEEQQNPQNPNGPQQRPARPIGTYDRPNIHGPRLGIRAPAVAANNFEIKSGLLNCIENNKYHGLAVEDPFDHLDKFDSYCGMSKTNGVSEDALKLKLFPFSLGDKARQWEKSLPSDSITTWEDCKKAFLEKFFSTSRTAKLRNEISSFQQKNLEGFSEAWERFNGYQAQCPHHGFSKESLLSTFYRGALPKYRARLDTASNGFFLGRTEEEAEALVDNMVKSDAVYSGDHDRSSRGDDKHTRNEIKALQEKIDTLIADKATQAQVNFVGNPQQEIPPTVNEVDGLEGQEELCFINSNGSWYKKEPNFQYNNYQQKPYSNNQQSGYQPRNNQQSNYQPQQSPSPSSSAPQESSTDALLKQILESQTRSEKHVGYELKNLHSKIDGSYNELNNKFSHLASSVKNLENQFASMSTHQNRQPGSLPGKSDQNPKDAKAVTLRSGKQLPPRTLTKDAEKQGEEIAINLDDEVVIVDEKTDDEILEKIEKDKGKGKVGEEKKTTKDGESAAPAGESSSVPPPYEPKLPFPGRFKKQLLQKYKALFEKQMSEAQVTMPIIDAFMLIPQYSKFLKDAVTAKKKEMEGMMVLSHECNAIIQRLNAPEKLEDPGCFTLPCALGPMVFEKCLCDLGASVSLMPLSVAKKLGFTQYKKCRLSLVLADRSVKYPVGILENLPVKIGGYEIPTDFVVLEMGEEAQDPLILGRPFLATAGAIVNVKEGKIDLHLGKANILHFDIKEKMKNPTVFGQAFIIEEMGPPADDHLGELPPEEDGVLTPLSAPTPA